The following coding sequences lie in one Trichoderma breve strain T069 chromosome 1, whole genome shotgun sequence genomic window:
- a CDS encoding lipase (class 3) domain-containing protein produces the protein MATDAVAASKQAQYKQGPTLLPSPVAQAVSLAARSTSLAIRIGSVVSNASLDAARLTTLGGLELAQTVLERSLENLHYAVTQAVFWTSVSFRLTGTTISTASAGSQLLLSSLDQLFGSTDSSRAVASIITLVRREFENPATGLQGERVGVIDLTLALSTLAYLQRACRKTAQEERRRQSYEEIIWDVVVLEDGDRVDVDEKVFSEIRGGYNAQEKDDIPSSLPSSPWTGAEDDEAVVSRLKSQIIASLSPDTTVSVSNSVSSVQTITVDVHGPRLLSLPTPPGAEIVETKSITKGSHLSYSSSDQHDQSSASSYRVVYKIHRNKKGTSSFRGDEDYKDEAVEVITDNQSCSSEETLAPGTPTITIPDDPSPPASPTMLPSSAFALQSRPSSSTETKRRHKTQSHEFSKPTKSSSRKHNSDSAKAIASRSAVSSKEPIYLEDLEAMANQKRQRTPVHSSKSHDSHKKRKGEAVVSSRSSDKKTGLRHVLRGSGPSISTIWSKDSGSMEYISGQEKPKLHIKSPHRDSAKELRAGSPTSDLVPRSPTEHHSVYLAPPGHRRNRSYATSIYSVGTNDSQSSLMLSSYYQKSSYNTADALHALRQEGFVDGTFPEGHLLPNITRYMRFSSACYGSNFLRLTGVTNETPKLGVWDGVHNDVRHFVHHTESQSDNILLASFVDPNGGSDATGATGSGVPLVHYISLDHAAKAVVLACRGTLGFEDVLADLTCDYDRLVWRGKGYRVHKGIHASARRLLYGGDGRVLLTLKEALREFPDYGLVLCGHSLGAGVTSLLGIMLPPPNEALVNVKLSDIRPPSGRRIHVYAYGPPAVMSSSLRKITRGLITTVVHGNDLVPHLSLGLLHDFQGVALAFKHDENNTKSEIRQRIWNTLQDNVSERWYSYRSASKVASSGGVSDEERWMLPALENMRTSMKGKKLLPPGEVFTIETQRVLRRDAFLLLDEEHIGRPAQRIVLKYVKDVEGRFGELRFGTSMLTDHSPAKYEDALNKLRVGVSA, from the exons ATGGCGACAGACGCTGTCGCGGCCTCTAAGCAGGCCCAGTACAAACAAGGGCCAACGCTTCTCCCATCACCAGTTGCTCAAGCCGTGAGCCTTGCCGCTCGATCTACCTCGCTTGCCATACGCATTGGGTCAGTGGTCAGCAATGCAAGCCTTGACGCTGCGAGACTCACAACCCTCGGTGGCCTCGAGCTGGCCC AGACGGTTCTAGAGCGCAGCCTTGAAAACCTGCATTACGCTGTCACTCAGGCTGTGTTTTGGACGTCCGTTAGCTTCCGCCTCACAGGCACAACAATTTCCACCGCTTCCGCAGGGTCGCAACTTCTCCTGTCGTCATTGGACCAGCTCTTCGGCTCAACAGACTCCTCTCGGGCCGTTGCCAGCATTATCACACTTGTTCGGCGTGAATTTGAAAATCCTGCAACAGGCCTCCAAGGGGAAAGAGTTGGCGTCATTGATCTGACCCTGGCGCTCAGCACGCTGGCCTATCTACAGCGAGCATGTCGCAAGACCGCTCAGGAGGAACGCCGAAGACAGTCATACGAAGAAATAATTTGGGATGTTGTCGTCCTAGAAGATGGAGACAGGGTTGACGTCGATGAAAAAGTGTTTAGCGAGATCCGTGGAGGCTACAACGCCCAGGAGAAAGATGACATTCCATCATCACTTCCCAGCAGTCCCTGGACTGGAGcggaggacgatgaagctgTTGTGTCTCGTCTCAAAAGCCAAATCATAGCATCTCTGTCCCCAGATACAACAGTATCCGTCTCCAACTCGGTGTCTTCGGTCCAGACAATTACTGTTGACGTTCATGGACCTCGGCTCCTTTCCTTGCCAACACCTCCAGGTGCCGAAATCGTCGAAACAAAATCCATCACCAAGGGAAGCCACCTATCATACTCATCGTCGGATCAACATGATCaatcttcagcatcatcatacCGGGTGGTATACAAAATACACCGCAACAAGAAGGGGACATCGTCTTTTAGAGGCGATGAGGATTACAAAGACGAGGCCGTCGAAGTAATAACCGACAACCAGAGCTGCAGTAGCGAAGAAACTCTCGCTCCAGGAACACCCACGATTACCATTCCTGATGACCCATCCCCTCCTGCATCACCTACTATGCTTCCCTCTTCTGCTTTTGCACTACAGTCAAggccgtcttcatcaactgAGACAAAAAGGCGCCATAAAACACAGTCTCATGAATTCTCGAAACCAACAAAATCGAGTTCTCGAAAACACAATTCCGACTCTGCCAAGGCTATTGCTTCTCGATCTGCAGTCTCTTCGAAAGAGCCGATATATCTCGAAGACTTGGAGGCCATGGCAAATCAAAAGAGGCAACGCACACCAGTCCACAGCTCAAAATCGCATGACTCCcataaaaagagaaaaggtgAAGCGGTGGTATCCTCTAGGTCGTCAGATAAAAAGACGGGCTTGAGACATGTTCTTCGAGGAAGCGgcccatccatctcaaccatCTGGAGTAAGGATTCCGGTTCGATGGAGTATATAAGTGGCCAAGAGAAACCAAAGCTTCACATCAAATCTCCTCATAGAGATTCAGCGAAGGAATTACGGGCAGGATCTCCAACCAGTGATTTGGTACCAAGATCACCCACTGAACATCACAGTGTCTACCTTGCTCCGCCTGGCCACCGCCGGAATCGGTCGTATGCCACCAGCATATACAGCGTTGGCACCAATGACTCTCAGTCGTCTTTGATGCTGTCATCGTATTATCAAAAGAGCTCTTACAACACAGCTGACGCTCTTCATGCCCTTCGACAAGAAGGCTTCGTCGATGGAACCTTTCCAGAGGGCCACCTCCTCCCTAACATTACTCGATATATGCGATTCTCCTCTGCGTGCTATGGTTCCAACTTCCTCAGGCTCACCGGCGTGACAAATGAGACGCCAAAGCTTGGTGTCTGGGACGGAGTTCACAACGATGTTCGGCATTTCGTTCATCATACCGAATCACAATCGGACAATATCCTTCTCGCTTCATTTGTCGACCCCAACGGAGGCAGCGATGCCACTGGTGCCACCGGATCTGGTGTTCCTTTGGTCCATTATATCTCGCTTGACCATGCAGCAAAGGCAGTTGTTCTTGCTTGCAGAGGAACATTAGGATTCGAAGATGTCTTGGCCGATCTAACCTGCGACTATGATAGACTTGTATGGAGAGGCAAAGGCTATAGAGTACACAAGGGCATCCATGCTTCTGCTAGGAGATTGCTATACGGTGGTGACGGTCGCGTTCTGTTGACCCTGAAAGAGGCTCTACGTGAGTTCCCCGACTACGGACTTGTGCTCTGCGGACATTCACTGGGAGCTGGCGTCACATCTTTGTTGGGAATCATGCT GCCCCCGCCAAATGAAGCTCTTGTCAACGTGAAACTGAGCGACATCCGACCTCCATCCGGCCGTcgcatacatgtatatgcGTATGGCCCTCCCGCCGTCATGTCATCATCTCTTCGCAAAATCACCCGCGGCCTCATCACTACTGTCGTGCATGGTAACGATCTGGTTCCTCATTTGTCCTTGGGGTTGCTGCACGATTTTCAAGGCGTCGCTCTCGCGTTTAAGCATGACGAGAACAACACCAAGTCTGAGATCCGTCAGCGCATCTGGAATACACTCCAAGACAATGTCTCAGAGAGGTGGTACTCTTATCGCAGCGCGAGCAAAGTTGCCAGTAGCGGCGGCGTCAGCGAcgaagagagatggatgctTCCCGCGCTGGAAAATATGAGGACGAGCatgaagggaaagaagcTGCTTCCGCCGGGCGAGGTGTTTACCATTGAGACGCAGCGAGTACTGAGGAGGGATGCATTCCTTCTTCTAGATGAGGAGCATATCGGGCGGCCTGCCCAGAGGATCGTACTCAAATATGTAAAGGATGTAGAGGGACGGTTTGGAGAGCTAAGGTTTGGAACGAGCATGTTGACAGATCACAGTCCAGCAAAGTATGAAGATGCTCTGAACAAGCTGAGAGTTGGAGTCTCAGCTTAG
- a CDS encoding short chain dehydrogenase domain-containing protein — protein sequence MTDDPERVCPAPTIADVGSEKGTVHLDAPAASSNSNAGPGEGRTRKKRLQLSCGECRRKKLSCDRGRPCRRCVRTGRADQCEFETNPRPLLLPINPGAQLEQIKSDQAELQNLRTEIFQLRELLSKPTPQNGRDLFTEDVNGDEIPKPSEVDAKDAIAISRNPINTNDGPPDPREKSPRGYYRRHTLLRFFSEIPQLFPFIKEIADQWLKPYGIYIKKNKAGKDDGWRMKMAAQEQPLIETLLPPKGDTDVLIAIYLDHFEQLHRVVHVPTFNREYINFWTPGKPRYPTMAAMILSMITVSICASSHLVGATPVPAAYRNMAEQWISSIDDWLRLQSTKHRKLVHYQVGCLMYIAKRMNIVGKKRFWKDTGSLVQDAIMDGLNRNPSMADAFFIREMKKRIWYTIRELDLQNSFECGLPTLLHSVECSVSAPLNLADEDFDDTTKQTPMSRSSDYYTASSYQFHSFRSWELRLEISRRLFGSGFFRALSYDDVLRYTHEITKAINDLPPWNNNRTDNKSDANLLLSYSILEFQLKECLLAIHRPYIDREGGGYPLSENICYQTSREILVSSIQLTNLGIQSLAQLREDLALASLHITRLTLLQPEGSSSIIMTNALSTVDLLEQCLPVIEDKYLRFSDPWTFFIMCTAIMLIKIHLGKESRQNAKSSCARRFLDLYYKNASNACPPPPPDASALPTAVWLDSSYPDLNHNANKNYLRYLCIAFKTVPMALFQPFSVSGKTAIITGAGSGINLAFAELLLSRNCNVVFADLELRPEAKDVIAKYQSQASFIRTDVTSWSDLSKMFSFALETYGDFDIVCPGAGVYEPHWSNFWHPPGSSESRDALEQDHYKLLDINLTHPIRATQMAISHWLYPREPAKGSKFNTAPPKVSLSNPKRIVHISSVAGQIPVFRAPLYGASKFGISGFIRCLTQLEPRFGVRVNGVAPGVVRTPLWTEHPEKLMNVDAGQDAWVTPQEVAQAMLQCVEENEYFGGTILEVGAGHTRKVKVYNDPGPNMDPSGGIITSNSALGDDEVIDWLHEEAIWGAQG from the exons ATGACAGACGATCCGGAACGGGTGTGTCCGGCTCCGACAATAGCCGATGTCGGCAGTGAGAAAGGCACTGTCCACTTGGACGCTCCAGCTGCCAGCTCCAACTCCAATGCCGGGCCTGGGGAGGGACGCACAAGGAAGAAGCGCCTTCAGTTGAGCTGCGGCGAATGCAGAAGGAAAAAG CTCTCCTGTGACAGAGGCCGaccttgccgccgctgcgTGAGGACGGGAAGAGCAGACCAGTGCGAATTCGAAACTAATCCGAGGCCTCTGTTGTTACCAATCAACCCTGGCGCTCAGTTGGAGCAGATTAAATCCGACCAGGCTGAGCTTCAGAACCTTCGAACTGAGATTTTTCAGTTGAGAGAACTGCTCTCGAAACCTACTCCTCAGAATGGTAGGGATCTCTTCACCGAAGATGTCAACGGCGATGAGATTCCCAAACCAAGTGAAGTGGATGCCAAGgacgccattgccatcagtCGGAATCCCATCAATACCAACGATGGCCCACCTGATCCAAGAGAGAAATCCCCACGGGGATACTACAGACGACATACTCTGCTGCGATTCTTCTCAGAG ATTCCACAATTGTTTCCATTCATCAAGGAAATAGCTGATCAATGGCTTAAGCCCTACGGAATCTAcatcaagaagaataaagccggcaaagatgatggctggagaatgaagatggcagccCAAGAGCAGCCATTGATAGAAACTCTGTTGCCACCAAAAGGTGACACAGACGTGCTAATTGCCATATATCTCGATCACTTCGAGCAGCTCCATCGTGTTGTTCACGTACCGACATTCAACAGGGAGTATATCAACTTCTGGACTCCTGGTAAACCCCGGTACccaacaatggcagcaatgaTACTGTCCATGATTACTGTGTCAATTTGTGCCTCTTCCCACCTTGTGGGCGCTACACCAGTCCCTGCCGCCTACAGGAACATGGCTGAGCAGTGGATTTCCTCAATTGACGACTGGTTAAGATTGCAAAGTACAAAACATCGTAAACTTGTGCACTATCAAGTCGGTTGTTTAATGTACATTGCCAAACGGATGAACATTGTCGGAAAGAAGAGATTCTGGAAAGATACCGGCTCTTTGGTACAAGACGCTATCATGGATGGTTTGAATCGTAATCCTTCCATGGCAGATGCGTTTTTCAtaagggagatgaagaaacgCATATGGTACACTATTCGCGAGCTGGATCTCCAGAATTCTTTTGAATGTGGCCTGCCCACTCTTCTCCACAGCGTCGAGTGCAGTGTCTCAGCGCCCCTCAAccttgctgatgaagattttGACGACACTACCAAGCAGACTCCCATGTCAAGATCCTCTGATTACTATACAGCATCTTCTTACCAGTTCCATAGCTTCCGCAGCTGGGAGCTACGCCTCGAGATATCACGACGATTGTTCGGATCCGGATTCTTCAGAGCTCTAAGCTACGACGATGTGTTGCGCTACACTCATGAAATCACAAAAGCGATCAATGACCTTCCCCCCTGGAACAATAACAGAACTGACAACAAAAGTGATGCAAACCTTTTGTTGTCGTACTCAATATTGGAGTTTCAACTCAAGGAATGCCTATTGGCCATCCACCGGCCATACATTGACAGAGAAGGAGGTGGCTATCCACTTTCGGAGAACATTTGCTACCAGACATCACGAGAAATACTAGTTTCTAGTATCCAGCTTACAAACCTGGGGATTCAAAGCTTGGCACAGCTGCGCGAAGATCTTGCGCTTGCTTCACTCCATATAACGCGCCTTACTCTATTACAACCAGAAG GCTCCAGTAGCATCATCATGACCAATGCGCTGTCGACTGTGGATTTGCTAGAGCAATGCCTCCCCGTTATCGAAGACAAGTACCTGCGCTTCTCTGATCCTTGGACCTTTTTTATCATGTGCACAGCCATCATGCTCATCAAGATACATCTGGGAAAAGAATCTCGACAAAATGCAAAGTCATCTTGCGCACGCAGATTTCTGGACTTGTACTATAAGAAT GCTTCTAATGCCTgcccaccacctcctccagatGCAAGCGCTCTGCCTACTGCAGTGTGGCTCGATAGCAGCTACCCCGAT CTTAATCACAACGCGAACAAGAATTACCTGCGATATTTGTGCATTGCATTCAAAACTGTACCAATGGCGTTATTTCAGCCGTTTTCTGTCTCTGGGAAAACAGCCATCATAACTGGCGCCGGTTCTG GTATTAATCTTGCTTTTGCGGAACTCCTTCTATCGCGGAACTGCAATGTCGTCTTTGCCGACCTGGAGCTGCGACCAGAGGCAAAAGATGTCATTGCCAAATACCAGAGCCAGGCTTCCTTCATCCGGACAGACGTAACCTCGTGGTCCGACCTTTCTAAGATGTTTAGCTTTGCCCTTGAAACGTATGGGGATTTCGATATCGTTTGCCCAGGAGCCGGAGTATACGAGCCTCACTGGTCTAATTTCTGGCATCCGCCCGGGTCCAGCGAAAGCAGGGATGCACTCGAGCAAGATCACTATAAGCTGCTGGATATCAATCTGACGCATCCCATCCGTGCAACCCAGATGGCAATATCGCATTGGCTATATCCTCGCGAGCCTGCCAAAGGTTCCAAGTTCAACACTGCGCCGCCAAAAGTATCACTCAGCAACCCAAAGAGGATCGTTCACATCTCTTCAGTTGCTGGGCAGATTCCTGTATTTAGAGCCCCGCTGTACGGCGCATCCAAGTTTGGTATTTCTGGCTTCATTCGCTGCCTCACACAGCTAGAGCCTCGATTCGGAGTGCGCGTAAATGGTGTTGCGCCTGGAGTTGTCCGTACTCCTCTTTGGACGGAGCATCcagagaagctgatgaatgttgatgctggccaagatgcgtGGGTAACTCCGCAAGAGGTAGCGCAAGCAATGCTACAATGcgttgaagaaaacgagTACTTTGGAGGAACAATCTTGGAAGTCGGCGCAGGTCATACGAGGAAAGTAAAGGTTTACAACGACCCAGGTCCAAACATGGATCCCTCCGGGGGCATTATTACCAGCAATAGTGCccttggcgatgatgaagtcATTGACTGGCTGCATGAAGAGGCCATATGGGGAGCTCAAGGCTAG
- a CDS encoding major facilitator superfamily domain-containing protein encodes MSSGSTTEIESAIFSGGEEVVESSNETKAHVHEYPEGGLRAWLVVFGCWCTSFASFGYVNSFGVYETYYLKTFLSGHSPSDVAWIGALQSFAQFSAALVAGPLADRYGAMVIIWPFSVLLVVAMMLTSLCTELYQFILCQGIFIGISAGLIFTPAISIVGHYFHRRRPIAMAFATTGSPLGGIIYPVIMTNLLQDNSVGFEWGQRICGFLTLFLLAIASIAIRPTPLKRKGALVLPDAFKIPAFSLQVAALFMIILGLWTPYFYLADYGSLHGMSPGLASYLFALINAGSFLGRVFAGSVAKYLGQFNVVTVACYASGLLMFCWLKITSTAGLIVLAILFGATSGIIIGLMYTTISHTADHPSKIGTYIGMSTFLIGFGALGGTPITGALIDRYGGYSQGIIFSGAVLMTGAVLFTAARFAYSKDKLVV; translated from the exons ATGTCTTCGGGTAGCACCACCGAGATCGAGTCGGCAATCTTCTCAGGGGGTGAGGAGGTCGTTGAGAGTTCCAACGAGACAAAGGCCCATGTGCATGAATATCCGGAAGGAGGTTTGCGGGCATGGTTGGTTGTCTTTGGATGCTGGTGTACATCCTTTGCATCCTTTGGCTATGTTAACTCCTTTGG AGTCTACGAAACGTACTATCTCAAGACATTCTTATCCGGCCACTCCCCATCTGATGTAGCCTGGATCGGTGCTCTTCAGTCTTTTGCCCAGTTCTCGGCGGCTTTGGTCGCCGGTCCGCTCGCAGACCGGTATGGAGCAATG GTTATCATATGGCCATtctctgttcttcttgtcgtcgcCATGATGCTCACGAGCCTTTGCACTGAACTCTACCAATTCATTCTTTGTCAAGGAATCTTCATTGGCATTTCGGCCGGCCTCATATTTACGCCAGCAATTTCCATTGTTGGGCACTACTTCCACAGGAGACGACCGATAGCCATGGCCTTTGCCACCACTGGTTCTCCCCTCGGGGGAATCATCTACCCAGTAATCATGACAAACCTCCTCCAAGACAATTCGGTCGGGTTCGAATGGGGGCAGCGGATTTGTGGCTTCCTGACTCTGTTCTTGTTGGCAATTGCATCAATTGCTATCCGGCCAACACCATTAAAGAGAAAGGGCGCTTTAGTTTTGCCAGATGCGTTTAAGATTCCcgccttctctctccaagtGGCAGCCTTATTCATGATCATTTTGGGACTCTGGACGCCGTATTTCTACCTCGCTGACTATGGTTCACTACATGGAATGTCTCCAGGTCTGGCATCCTATTTGTTCGCCTTGATCAATGCAGGGTCGTTCTTGGGCCGAGTGTTTGCTGGTTCTGTTGCCAAGTATCTCGGCCAGTTCAATGTCGTCACTGTAGCCTGTTACGCCTCTGGATTACTGATGTTTTGCTGGTTGAAGATTACTTCGACAGCAGGTCTAATCGTGCTGGCCATTTTGTTTGGCGCGACAAGTGGCATCATTATTGGCCTCATGTATACCACCATTTCACATACGGCAGATCACCCAAGCAAG ATCGGAACATACATAGGAATGTCTACATTTCTCATTGGATTTGGTGCCTTGGGAGGCACTCCAATCACTGGAGCCCTGATCGATCGATACGGCGGTTACTCCCAAGGCATTATCTTTAGTGGTGCCGTCCTCATGACTGGAGCTGTTCTATTTACTGCTGCCCGGTTTGCTTATTCGAAAGACAAGCTCGTCGTTTAG
- a CDS encoding enoyl-(Acyl carrier protein) reductase domain-containing protein codes for MSANPSPYSVESLFRVDGLVAVITGGGSGLGRVTAHALAVNGAKAVYVLGRREDSLAATRDTCPKPEAIRPIVCDVTSKDSLKAAADRVRRELGYCDVVFANSGLITADSSDIIKNASTLDLKALQEGLWAHSMEEFTQSFHVHVTAVLYTVLAFLDLLDEGNKEAVVPQKSQVIVTASVATYARLPKAGFAYGSSKAAAAQLSKQLATLLAPHKIRVNSIAPGLYPSEMTDRDIKASTKEVREEGSLPGTFVPLGRMGTEDEFAGAMLFLTSKAGGYVDGSVLLTDGGRLSITTSTY; via the coding sequence ATGAGCGCGAATCCAAGTCCCTACAGTGTTGAGTCCCTCTTCCGAgtcgatggccttgttgctGTCATCACCGGTGGAGGCTCTGGTCTAGGCAGAGTCACGGCCCACGCCCTCGCCGTCAACGGAGCCAAGGCCGTCTATGTCCTTGGACGACGAGAGGACTCCTTGGCGGCCACGAGAGATACATGTCCAAAGCCAGAAGCCATCCGACCTATTGTCTGCGATGTTACTTCCAAGGACTCTTTGAAAGCAGCTGCCGATCGAGTTCGCAGAGAACTAGGTTACTGCGATGTCGTCTTCGCCAACAGCGGGCTCATCACTGCTGACAGTTCAGACATCATAAAGAATGCCAGCACTCTCGATCTCAAGGCGCTTCAAGAGGGACTCTGGGCACACAGCATGGAAGAATTTACGCAGTCGTTTCACGTCCACGTCACGGCTGTTCTCTACACTGTCCTCGCGTTCCTGGATCTCCTCGACGAGGGAAACAAGGAAGCGGTGGTCCCCCAGAAATCTCAAGTCATCGTCACAGCTTCTGTTGCAACCTATGCACGTCTGCCCAAAGCTGGATTTGCCTACGGTAGCAGCAAAGCGGCGGCAGCACAGCTGAGCAAGCAACTCGCAACGCTGCTGGCACCCCACAAGATCAGAGTCAACTCCATCGCGCCAGGGCTGTATCCGAGCGAAATGACCGACCGAGACATCAAAGCTTCTACCAAAGAGGTTCGAGAGGAGGGCAGTTTGCCGGGGACTTTTGTTCCTCTGGGGAGGATGGGCACAGAAGACGAGTTTGCTGGGGCAATGCTGTTTTTGACAAGCAAGGCGGGAGGATACGTGGATGGAAGCGTGCTGCTGACGGATGGAGGTCGACTGAGCATCACAACTTCGACATACTGA
- a CDS encoding cytochrome p450 domain-containing protein, whose translation MASPVVGQVAIVLVGFLLYQLFFRNKSKFPLPPGPKPLPIVGNIGDLPPPGTPDFRHWLPFKEKYGPISSVTLLGRTLVIIQDKEAAVEYLEKNSSKTSSRPQFEFANMCGYGTMLAFMDYTDLFRQHRKFVHHQFGTTALVSRFNGVQEIESKRFLMRIFKEPESLFQHIKTEAAATILKIVYGYNVEPFGADPLVRIINDVMENASRAMLPFKKPVEIFPALKRLPDWMPGAGFKRLAREWLALTDASAYIPYNHVKKQMENDEDTKEAIVRTAQMLFTGGADTTVAAIMAFVLAMIQHPEVQEKAQEELDRVVGTDRLPTYEDRPNLPYINAFMKEMLRWFTVAPVNTAHKNDEEIIFRGYRIPKGSYTVASNWWFLHDPKTYANPMAFDPDRYLAPRNEPDPTGMFGYGRRICPGRFFAQENLFITVSQTLAVFKITHAVDENGKQIEAVLKHTPGLIDHPQEFPYSIAPRNEKCVELLKRLEVESPWEESNAEDLEWGSFTKYQEEHRRSVAERRSKVSY comes from the exons ATGGCAAGTCCAGTCGTAGGTCAGGTCGCCATTGTCCTGGTAGGCTTCCTCCTCTACCAGTTATTCTTCCGCAACAAGTCCAAATTTCCTTTGCCTCCCGGCCCAAAACCTCTTCCGATCGTTGGCAACATCGGGGATCTCCCGCCTCCAGGAACACCGGATTTCCGACACTGGCTTCCAttcaaagaaaaatatggCCCCATCAGCTCTGTCACCCTGCTAGGCAGGACACTGGTCATCATCCAGGACAAGGAGGCTGCCGTCGAATACCTGGAAAAGAATTCGTCAAAGACTTCTTCACGCCCCCAGTTCGAGTTTGCCAACATGTGCGGATATGGAACAATGCTGGCCTTCATGGATTATACCGATTTGTTTCGCCAGCACCGCAAGTTTGTTCATCACCAATTTGGGACAACAGCCCTTGTCTCCCGCTTTAATGGTGTTCAAGAGATCGAGTCCAAGCGCTTTCTCATGCGAATATTCAAGGAACCCGAAAGTTTATTCCAACACATCAAAAC TgaagctgccgccaccaTCCTCAAAATCGTCTACGGTTATAATGTTGAGCCGTTCGGTGCGGACCCTCTCGTGAGAATTATCAACGACGTCATGGAAAATGCTTCTCGCGCGATGCTACCGTTTAAGAAACCTGTCGAGATTTTCCCTGCTCTCAAGCGCCTGCCCGACTGGATGCCAGGTGCTGGCTTCAAACGCCTCGCCCGCGAATGGCTAGCTCTAACCGACGCGTCTGCCTACATCCCATACAATCATGTCAAGAAGCAAATGGAGAATG ACGAGGATACCAAAGAGGCCATCGTCCGAACTGCACAGATGTTATTTACCGGAGGTGCAGACACTACAGTTGCTGCTATCATGGCATTTGTGTTGGCGATGATCCAACATCCAGAAGTTCAGGAAAAGGCTCAAGAGGAACTCGACCGAGTTGTTGGCACCGATCGTCTCCCAACTTACGAAGATCGACCCAATCTACCTTACATCAATGCTTTCATGAAGGAGATGCTCCGTTGGTTTACCGTTGCGCCCGTAAATACCGCCCACAAGAACGATGAAGAAATCATCTTCCGAGGGTACCGCATCCCAAAGGGCTCATATACGGTTGCAAGCAATTGGTGGTTCTTGCACGACCCAAAGACCTACGCAAACCCGATGGCTTTCGATCCCGATCGTTACTTGGCGCCCCGAAATGAGCCAGATCCCACAGGCATGTTTGGCTATGGACGAAGAATCTGCCCCGGTCGGTTCTTTGCACAAGAGAACCTGTTCATCACCGTGTCTCAGACTCTGGCAGTGTTTAAGATTACTCATGCAGTCGACGAGAACGGGAAGCAAATTGAGGCTGTGCTCAAACACACACCAGGCTTGATCGACCACCCACAAGAATTTCCCTATAGCATTGCTCCAAGAAATGAGAAGTGCGTTGAATTGCTTAAAAGATTGGAGGTGGAGAGCCCGTGGGAAGAGAGCAACGCGGAGGATTTGGAATGGGGATCATTCACTAAATATCAAGAGGAGCACCGGCGCTCTGTGGCTGAACGAAGAAGCAAGGTGTCATATTAG